One genomic window of Manihot esculenta cultivar AM560-2 chromosome 16, M.esculenta_v8, whole genome shotgun sequence includes the following:
- the LOC110603075 gene encoding transcription factor KUA1, with protein MGRKCSHCGNIGHNSRTCTNFRGTLVAGVRLFGVQLDLSSSSSSSSSSIAMKKSFSMECLSSSSSPSSSSLCSSLVPADDIPDRTSTGYLSDGLIGPIQERKKGVPWTEEEHRTFLIGLERLGKGDWRGISRNYVTTRTPTQVASHAQKYFLRLASLNSKKRRSSLFDMVGTRNSKQSDHQVPSHQYLKPDTILPSLLQGLHSTDNNQETEYHHQLAPCHHLLPLPRPSDRSKPTSSDVVASNDDLELTLACPPPLEGNKSSPSSFLISIRAT; from the exons ATGGGCAGGAAGTGCTCACATTGCGGGAACATAGGCCATAATTCAAGGACCTGCACCAATTTCAGAGGAACTCTTGTTGCTGGAGTTAGGCTTTTTGGAGTGCAACTTGAcctatcttcttcttcatcttcttcttcttcttctattgcTATGAAAAAGAGTTTTAGCATGGAGTGTTtgtcctcttcttcttctccgtcttcttcttctttgtgtTCTTCTCTAGTTCCTGCCGATGATATTCCTGATAGAACATCCACTGGTTATCTCTCTGATGGCCTCATCGGCCCAATCCAGGAAAGAAAGAAGG GAGTTCCATGGACAGAAGAGGAACATCGAACATTTCTAATCGGCCTTGAGAGGCTAGGCAAAGGAGACTGGAGAGGCATCTCCAGAAACTATGTGACTACAAGAACTCCAACCCAAGTTGCTAGCCATGCTCAAAAATACTTCCTACGCCTTGCTAGCCTCAACAGCAAGAAGCGCCGTTCGAGCCTCTTCGACATG GTTGGGACTCGCAACTCCAAGCAAAGTGATCATCAAGTTCCTAGTCATCAATACTTGAAGCCAGATACCATTCTACCTTCTCTTCTGCAAGGCCTTCACTCCACTGATAATAATCAAGAAACTGAATATCATCATCAACTAGCTCCTTGCCACCATTTGTTACCTCTTCCAAGACCTTCAGACAGATCAAAACCAACATCTTCAGATGTCGTAGCGTCTAATGATGATCTGGAGCTCACTCTTGCCTGTCCACCTCCTCTGGAAGGAAATAAATCTTCCCCAAGTTCTTTTCTTATCTCCATAAGAGCTACATAG